The following DNA comes from Chitinophagales bacterium.
GAAAACCACCACGGTAAAAACGCGTTAGTTTTTTATTTTGTTCTCTCGTTCCTTCAGGAAAAACAGCTATAGAATAGCCTTCTGCTACTTTTACTTTTAAGTTTTGCATTAACTCGTCTATATCTCCTTCTACAGAATAAAAATCTGCTAAGCGAGCTCCCAAGCCAAAAACAGGATTATTACGCACCCAGTTTTTGGTAAGCAAAATTAATTGTGGATGCAAACCAACTATTAATGGTGTGTCTATTAATGATTGGTGGTTAGAAATAATTACAGCAGGCTTGCTAAAGTCCTCATTATAAGGGTTTTCAAATTTTAATCGTTTGCCGGGAAACATAATGCGGATATAACTTTTGCCCCACAGATTAAAAGCTTTATGATAAAAATGTTTTCTTTTTAATAAAGGAATAAAAAATAGAATTTTTAGCAAATATCCTAAAAGTGTAATGGTAATAACACCAGCCATTAAAGTGCTATAAGCAAAAAAAGTATCGTAAGCACTTTTTATGGTTATGGGTTCAAAACCCCGTTTTATTCGGCTAAATAAAACAAACCGCACTAAAAACGGCAATAAAATTATAGAATAAGTATATACCGATAAAATAGCCACCATGCCTGCTGCCGCTATAGAGTGTAAAGCCGGATGTTTGGCAAAAATTAAAACACCAATACCTACAAAAGTGGTTAAAGCAGATAAAGTAACAGACGATTTTACAGTATTTATGTGTTTTTCGCCATTTGTATAATCGCTTAGTAAAGTGTTTAATATAAATATGCTGTAATCTATACCTAAGCCAAATATAAAAATGACTACTATAATGTTTAGCATGTTAAATGTAATATTAAACAAGCCCATTAAACCCAGTGTAGTAACCCAACTGAGGGCTACAGGAGTAAAAGCTAAGCCTACCAGTTCAAATTTTCTGAAATAAATAAATAAGATTAATAGAATAACTGCCAGCAAAATAATACTTATAGTTTTTAAAGAACTTTTTACTTGCAATACCAATTTTTTAATGGCACTATTTCTATCTAAAATATATACATCGTTGTCTTTTTGTTGTAGTTCGTTAGTTAATTGTTCTTTGTTAGCCTTATCTAACTTTACTATTATTGTGCTGTAAGCTTTTCCTGTTTGGTGGTCTATAGATAAATAGTTTTCGGTTAGCTTGTTTAGCTTTATTTCATCGGTAGTAGAAGGGTTTTCTAATTGCTTTATAAAACCGTTAAACGCTTCTGGTTTTAGTCCAATATTATTGGCTTCTTCGGTCAGTATATTTTTAACCTTTTCTATTTTATTGGTAGTCCAAAAGTTTTTCCAAGCGTTTATTCTTTCCTCTTGTGTTTGGGTGCTACTTACCAAACCTAATGCCGATTTTATTTCTTCAACAGGAACATTGCTTTCTTGTAATTGTTTTTCTACATTTTCTGTAGCAATTAATGCTTCGTTTAAATTGTCTTTTTCTATAACTACCAGCAAATTGCTTTGCAAAGCATTAGAAGCTTTGTGTAGTTCCGTTTCTGCATTGGCAATGTAGGTAGGCATATAGTTTAGCTGGTTTAAATCGCTAACAAAACCTATTTTTTTGATAAAAAAGACAGCTATAAATACAAGCACAAAACAAGTGGCTACCAACACTTTGTTTTTATGAAAAGGATAACTTAAAGCTTTGTCAAAAGCATTCTTTTTAACGGTTTTGTTTTTAAACGTATTTTTATACAATACCGGTAGCACCAAAATAGAAAATACAGCACCAAAAAACATACTTAAAGCGGCAAACAAAGCCAAATCGCTTAATGCTTTGCTACCAATAAGCAACAAAGACAAAAATGCTCCCGCAGTAGTTAAACTACCTGCTAAAATAGGTCCGGCAGTGTGTGTAATAGTACTTTCGCTATCTCCTGTTTTTCTTAAATGTCCAAAAATATGTAGGGTATAGTCTATAATAGCACCCAAGAGCACAGAACCCATACCTAATGAAATGGCAGACACATAATTTTGCTTAAAAAACAAAAAAGACAATGCCGTAGCAGAACCCAACACCACAGGAATAACAAAACCCGGCAGCACTTTTATACTTTTAAAATAAAAGGCTAATCCTATAAGCAAAATAGCCAAAGCTATATTTACCGTTAGCATAATATCTTTTTTTATTCTTATGGCATTTTCTTGTGCTATTATTGCCGAGCCAAATACATAACACTTTACATTGCTTTCGCTATTTATATTGCTTAGCGTTTCTGTTATTTTGCTGTGTAATAATTCTTTTTTATTATCCTCATTTATGTTTTCTATCACGCTTGTAAAACCAAGCAAGTAAGTGCTGTCTTTTGATATTAGAAAGGAATTGTTTAACGTAAAATTATCATCTACTTGAAGGCTTTTTAATTTTTTTAAAGCCAAAGAGCCAAAATCTAAAGGGTCGTTTAGTATGC
Coding sequences within:
- a CDS encoding MMPL family transporter; this encodes MITFFVNAYRFFEKNIIVFLILLVGILGMGFYAITHLHLEDDITNVLPKDGDLAKFEHLLEKTSTNNKLIFILKDENKNVDSLIQQGTILQNQLEALNEDSLFSNIAIKNNEAQFISLLDNIYTHLPIYLTPQDLEKVNLNEDVLKSKIQNKLRVLFTPAGAMMKNSILNDPLDFGSLALKKLKSLQVDDNFTLNNSFLISKDSTYLLGFTSVIENINEDNKKELLHSKITETLSNINSESNVKCYVFGSAIIAQENAIRIKKDIMLTVNIALAILLIGLAFYFKSIKVLPGFVIPVVLGSATALSFLFFKQNYVSAISLGMGSVLLGAIIDYTLHIFGHLRKTGDSESTITHTAGPILAGSLTTAGAFLSLLLIGSKALSDLALFAALSMFFGAVFSILVLPVLYKNTFKNKTVKKNAFDKALSYPFHKNKVLVATCFVLVFIAVFFIKKIGFVSDLNQLNYMPTYIANAETELHKASNALQSNLLVVIEKDNLNEALIATENVEKQLQESNVPVEEIKSALGLVSSTQTQEERINAWKNFWTTNKIEKVKNILTEEANNIGLKPEAFNGFIKQLENPSTTDEIKLNKLTENYLSIDHQTGKAYSTIIVKLDKANKEQLTNELQQKDNDVYILDRNSAIKKLVLQVKSSLKTISIILLAVILLILFIYFRKFELVGLAFTPVALSWVTTLGLMGLFNITFNMLNIIVVIFIFGLGIDYSIFILNTLLSDYTNGEKHINTVKSSVTLSALTTFVGIGVLIFAKHPALHSIAAAGMVAILSVYTYSIILLPFLVRFVLFSRIKRGFEPITIKSAYDTFFAYSTLMAGVITITLLGYLLKILFFIPLLKRKHFYHKAFNLWGKSYIRIMFPGKRLKFENPYNEDFSKPAVIISNHQSLIDTPLIVGLHPQLILLTKNWVRNNPVFGLGARLADFYSVEGDIDELMQNLKVKVAEGYSIAVFPEGTREQNKKLTRFYRGGFQMAYDLKMDVVPFHINGTIDTLHRKQFFGQRRAMQAVIGKRIAFDDTTFGTNNLDRYKRIRDEYKKNHAEILDKNDTVKLYDKKILSNYLYKNNNTYSKAHTFLKQFNYFEAILPFIKNNAPTLVINDNLGVAATAIKVLSPDAEVAIITDNYIFVKNLYLLKGCTVENDINEMDTTKFEQVFIIANTNENKIEAIKNIKTKVILNTKNKTITKL